TTGTGCTGGCGGTCGAGGCACTGGGCCGCCAGCAGCCGGGCCTGGTGGCGACGGTGGGGCAGGTGACGGCGCAGCCGGGCGCGAGCAACGTGATTCCAGGCCGTGTATCGCTCAGCCTGGACGTGCGCCACGCCGAGGATGCGCGGCGCGAGCAGGCGTATCGGCTGTTGCACGAGCATGCGGAGCGGATCTGCGCGGCGCGGGGCGTTGCGCTCGACTGGCAAGAGCTGCACGATACGCGCTCGGTGCCGTGCTCGTCCGCGCTGGCCGATCTGCTGGCGCGGGCGGTCGGCGGATTGGGCTATCCGGCTCATCACCTGGCGAGCGGCGCGGGCCACGACGCGGCCTCGCTGGCGGTGATCACGCCCGTGGCGATGCTCTTTGTGCGCTGCAAGGGCGGCATCAGCCACAATCCCGCCGAGTCGGTGACGATCGAAGATGTGGCGGTGGCGATCGGTGTGCTCGAACGCTTTCTGGAATTACTCGCCGCCGAACAGGATACGCTATGAGCCGCTACGATCTGATTGTGCGCGGCGGAACGCTGGTCACGCCGCAGGGAGCGATCCGGGCCGATCTCGCGGTGGCCGACGAGCGCATTGTGGCGATCGAGACGGAGCTTGAGGGCAGCAGCGCCGCCGAGATCGATGCCGCCGGTCTGTATGTGCTGCCGGGCGCGATCGACGCGCATGTGCATTTCAACGAGCCGGGCCGCGCCGAGTGGGAGGGCTTCGCCACGGGCACGCGCGCGCTGGCGGCGGGCGGCACCACCGGCTTTTTCGACATGCCGCTCAACGCCCATCCGCCGACTGTGGACGCGGCCAGCTTCGATCTGAAGCTGGCGGCGGCACGCGCTTCATCGATGGTCGATTTCGGGCTGTGGGGCGGGCTGGTGCCGGGCAACGTCGAGCGGCTGGACGAGCTAGCCGAGCGCGGGGTGGTCGGCTTCAAGGCGTTCATGTCCAACAGCGGCATCGACGACTTCGCGGCGGTCGACGATCTGACGCTCTACGAGGGCATGGCGCGCGCCGCGAAGCTGGGCCGCATCGTCGCGCTGCACGCCGAGAACGATCAGATCACGGGCCTGCTGGCGCGGAGGGCACAGGCGGAGGGCCGCACCGGCGTACACGATTATCTCCGCTCACGTCCGGCGCTTGCTGAGCTTGAGGCGATCGAGCGGGCGATTCTGTTTGCCGCCGAAACCGGCTGCGCGCTGCATATCGTGCATGTCAGCACCGGTCGCGGCGTGGCGCTGGTGGCGGCGGCACAACAGCGCGGCGTCGATGTGAGCTGCGAAACCTGCCCGCACTATCTGGCGCTGACCTATGACGATATGGAGGAGCTGGGCGCGGTGGCGAAGTGCGCGCCGCCGCTGCGCTCTAAAGACGAGCAGGCCGCGCTCTGGGAGCATATCTTCGACGGCACGCTGCCGATGGTGGCGTCGGATCACTCGCCGTCTCCGGCGGATCTTAAGACCGATGCCAACTTTTTCAAGGTCTGGGGCGGGATCTCCGGCTGCCAGTCGCTGCTGCATGTGCTGCTGACCGACGGCTACCACGCGCGCGGGCTGCCGCTGACGACGATCGCCGCGATCACCGCTGCGTTTGTGGCCCGGCGCTTCGATCTGCCGACCAAAGGTAGGATCGCCGTCGGGACCGATGCCGATCTGGTGCTGGTTGATCTCGACGACGAGTTTGTTCTACAATCGACCGATCTGTACTACCGGCACCGGCACAGTCCCTACCTCGGCAAAGCGCTGCGCGGGCGGATCGTCCGTACGCTGGTACGCGGTAGGACCGTCTTTGGGACCGGCACGGTCGATCCCACTCCCGGCGGGCGGCTGCTGACGCCGGGGAACGAAAGAACAAAGAACACAGGAACACGGGAACAAGTGCGAGAGCCAAGAACTTGAAACCTGGAACTTGAAACTTGAAACTTTGACCTTTGAACTCTGCCAGGCGATGATCGAAGAGGAGCGAGTGTGATGTGGCAAACCTATCTTCAACCTGCGACGCTGACTGAGACACTGCGCCTGCTTCAGGAGCACGCCGGGCAGGCGCGGCTCGTCGCCGGTGGCACCGATGTGCTGGTCGAGCTTCAGCGCGGCGTGCGCCCGACGACTACTCTAATTGACATAAGTATGCTACGCGATCTCAAGTATGTCCGGCAGATCGACGGCACGATCTGCATCGGCGGGCTTGCCACGCACAACGACGTGCTGGCCTCGCAGGATTGCGCGCGTCACGCGCTGACGCTGGTGCAGGCCTGCGCCGAGGTGGGAGCGCCACAGATTCGCACCCGCGCGACGATCGCCGGAAATCTGGTGACGGCCTCGCCCGCCAACGATACGATCACGCCGCTGCTGGCGCTGGATGCGGAGGTTGTGCTGGCGAGCACGGCGGGCGAGCGCGTGGTGCCGCTGCGCGAGTTCTATCTGGGCGTGCGACGCACGGTGCTGCGGCCCGACGAGCTGGTGCGCGAGATTCGCTTTCCGGCGATGACCGATCGCCAGCGCGGGCTGTTTCTCAAGCTGGGGCTGCGCCGGGCACAGGCGATCTCGGTGATCAATATCGCCCTGATGCTGACCTTCGACGGCCACCAGGTGAGCGACGCGCGGATTACGCTTGGCTGTGTCGCGCCGACGGTGGTGTACGCGCCCACGGCGGAAGCCTATCTGCGCGGCAAGACGCTCGACCGGGCGGTCTGCGAAGAAGCGGGGCGGCTGGCGTGCGGCGATGTCGCGCCGATCGATGATCTGCGCGGCTCGGCGGCTTACCGGCGTGCGACGCTGGCGGCGCTGGTGGCGGATGCGCTGCGGCACTTGAGCATGTCCGAGCAATCTCCAGCGCTCCCGGCGCAGCCGGTGCTGCTCGAAGCCGATGTGGTCGAGCCGCAGCACTCGCCGTTCGAGGGCACGATCGCCACGACGATCAACGGGCAGCCCTACCGGCTGGCAAACGCCCACCATAAAACGCTGCTCAATGCGCTGCGCGAGGATGCCGGGCTGACCGGCACCAAAGAGGGCTGCGCCGAGGGCGAGTGCGGCGCGTGTACCGTCTGGCTGAACGGGCAGGCGGTGATGGCCTGTCTGGTGCCAGCGCCCCAGGCGCACAACGCGACGATCACGACGATCGAGGGGCTGGCAGACGGCGAGCGGCTGCATCCGCTTCAGGCGGCGTTCATCGAGCACGGAGCGGTCCAGTGCGGCTACTGCATTCCCGGCATGATCATGGCTGGCGCGAAGCTGCTGCAAGAGCATCCCACGCCCGATCGCGAGCAGACGCAGGTGGCGCTGAGTGGCAACATCTGCCGCTGCACCGGCTACCGCAAAATTCTCGACGCGGTTCAGGCTGCCGCTCACGCGGATCAGGTCGCGCTGCCGGACGCATAAAGCCCTTTGTTTTCAGGTGCGGATCGGCTGGTCGCGGCTGATCCTCAGGAGATTCCTATGACTACACAGATCGGCGCGTCGCTGCCGCGTCCCGACGCGCTCAATAAAGTCACCGGAGCAGCGCGCTATCCCGGCGATCTGGTGCGGCCCGATATGCTGCATCTCAAGGTGGTATTCGCCCACCGCCCACACGCGCGCATCGTGTCGATCGATCCGAGCGCAGCTCTGGCCCAGACGGGTGTGGTCGCGGTGCTCACCGCTGCGGACGTGCCGTTTAATGCGTTCGGGCTGATCGACGCCGATCAGCCGGTGCTCTGCGGCGATGTCGTGCGCTTCGAGGGCGATAAGGTGGCGCTGGTGGTGGCGGAGACGGCGGCTGCCGCTGCGGCAGGCGCGAAGCTGGTTTCGGTGGCCTACGAGGATCTGCCGGTGGTCGCCGATCCGCGTGCGGCGCTGGAGGCGGACGCGCCGCTGGTTCATGCCGGGCGCGGCACGAATCTGCTCTACCACGTGCCGATCCGCAAAGGCGACGCGGCGCGGGCGCTGGCGGAGGTGGATGTCGTGCTCGACGGCGAGTTTAGCACGTCCTGGCAGGAGCACGCTTTTCTCCAGCCTGAGGCGGGTGTTGCCTGGATCGACGAGCAGGGCCGGGTGGTGGTCGAGACGGCGGGCCAATGGCTCCACGAGGACCGGCGGCAGATCGCGGCGATGCTGCAACTGCCGGAGGAGCAGGTGATCGTGCGCTACGCCGCGATCGGCGGGGCGTTCGGCGGGCGCGAAGATCTGTCGATCCAGCATGTGCTGGCGCTGGCCGCGTGGAAGCTGCGCCGTCCCGTGGCGCTCGTCTGGAGCCGCGAGGAGTCGATGATCGGCCATCACAAGCGCCATCCGATCACGATCCGCTGCCGCTGGGGCGCGATGCGCGACGGACGGATTACCGCCGTGGAGGCCGAGGTAATCGCCGATGGCGGCGCGTACGCCTCGACGAGCCAGGAGGTGGTGAAGATCGCGTCGCTGCTCGCCACTGGCTGCTACGAGGTGCCCAATATCGCCGTCGACGGCTACGCGGTCTATACCAACAATATTCCAAGCGGCGCGTTTCGCGGCTTTGGCGCGCCCCAGGCGCAGTTCTCAAGCGAGATCATGGTGACGCGGCTGGCCCATGCCCTTGGCATCGATCCGATCGAGATGCGCCGCCGCAATATCTACCGCGAGGGCAGCATCGAGCCGACGCAGCAGCCGCTACCGCCGGGCGTGAGCGCGCTGCCGGTGCTGGAGCGCTGTGTGGAGGAGATGAACAAAGAACCAAGGAACAAAAGAACAAAGGAACCAGGGCTGAACTCCCTTGATCCCTTGATCCCTGGTTCCGTTGTTCCTCCGGCCTCAGAGCACTGTCGGCGCGGAATTGGGATCGCATGCGGCATCAAGAATATCGGCTACTCGTTCGGCTACCCTGAGCAGGCCACGGCGACGGTCGAGCTGGTCGGCGGGGCGGAGATCGAGCACGCGCATGTGCGCGTCGGAGCCGCCGATGTCGGGCAGGGCGTCCACCTGATCCTGCGCCAGATCGTCGGCGAGACGATCGGCCTGCCCATCGAGAAGATCACGATGATCTGCGACGACAGCAGCGAGACGCCGAACGCGGGCAGCGCCTCGGCCTCGCGCCTGACCTACATGGCCGGACGCGCCGTGCATGACGCGGCGGTCGCTGCGCTGGCACAGTGGGCCGACGAGGAGCGTCCGGCCTGCGCGACGATCCAGTTTCGCGCTCCCACCACCACGCCGCTCGATCCAGTGACGACGGCGGGCCGTCCCAACTATGCCTACGGCTACGCTGCGCAGGCGGTCGAGGTCGAGGTGAACACGCTGACCGGGCAGGTCCAGGTACACAAGGTGATCAGCGTCCACGATGTCGGCAGGGCGATCAATCGCCAGCAGGTGGAGGGCCAGATCGAAGGCTGTGTCGCGCAGGCGCTCGGCTACGCGCTGCTAGAGCATTTCCAGGTGCGCGACGGCCATATTCTCACGCCGCACTTCAGCACCTATCTGCTGCCGACGGCGCTGGACATGCCCACGGAGATCGTGCCGGTGGTGCTGGAATTGGCCGATCCCAACGGGCCGTTTGGCGCGCGGGGCATGGCCGAGATGCCGCTGGTGCCGCTCGCTCCGGCCATCGCCAGCGCGATCTACGATGCGACCGGCGTGTGGGTCACGCAGCAGCCGATGACGCCTGAGCGGGTGCTGGCGGCGCTGGCCGCGCAGCATGTGACCGCCGAGCCGGTTCCTGAGTAGGAAAAGGTAGCAGCGCGTCACACGCTCAGTCTGCTCCAGCGGAACAGATCGAGCGGCGCTGCCGCCGCGTCGAGCGTCATCGTAGCCAGCATCTCGCCGATCACCGGGCTGAACTTAAAGCCGTGTCCCGAAAATCCGGCGGCGACGACGACGTTCGCGTGCGCGGGATGGCGATCGATGATAAAGTGCAGATCCGGCGAGTTGGTGTACATGCAGACGCTCGTGTGTACCGGCTCGCTCGACAGGCCGGGGATGAAGCCCGTCAGGATCTCGCGCAGCTCGTCGATCTCCTCCTGGTGGACCGTCCGATCGATCGTCGCAGCCGTCGTGGTGCCGCCCGCGTAGTGCCGCGCGACTTTGACCCGGCCATCGATCAGCGGGAAGCCGTAGAAAAAGCCCACGTCCTCGCGCTGCCAGATGTAGATCGGGCAGCGCTGCGGCGCGAAGGCC
This region of Herpetosiphonaceae bacterium genomic DNA includes:
- a CDS encoding allantoinase; protein product: MSRYDLIVRGGTLVTPQGAIRADLAVADERIVAIETELEGSSAAEIDAAGLYVLPGAIDAHVHFNEPGRAEWEGFATGTRALAAGGTTGFFDMPLNAHPPTVDAASFDLKLAAARASSMVDFGLWGGLVPGNVERLDELAERGVVGFKAFMSNSGIDDFAAVDDLTLYEGMARAAKLGRIVALHAENDQITGLLARRAQAEGRTGVHDYLRSRPALAELEAIERAILFAAETGCALHIVHVSTGRGVALVAAAQQRGVDVSCETCPHYLALTYDDMEELGAVAKCAPPLRSKDEQAALWEHIFDGTLPMVASDHSPSPADLKTDANFFKVWGGISGCQSLLHVLLTDGYHARGLPLTTIAAITAAFVARRFDLPTKGRIAVGTDADLVLVDLDDEFVLQSTDLYYRHRHSPYLGKALRGRIVRTLVRGRTVFGTGTVDPTPGGRLLTPGNERTKNTGTREQVREPRT
- a CDS encoding xanthine dehydrogenase family protein molybdopterin-binding subunit, with translation MTTQIGASLPRPDALNKVTGAARYPGDLVRPDMLHLKVVFAHRPHARIVSIDPSAALAQTGVVAVLTAADVPFNAFGLIDADQPVLCGDVVRFEGDKVALVVAETAAAAAAGAKLVSVAYEDLPVVADPRAALEADAPLVHAGRGTNLLYHVPIRKGDAARALAEVDVVLDGEFSTSWQEHAFLQPEAGVAWIDEQGRVVVETAGQWLHEDRRQIAAMLQLPEEQVIVRYAAIGGAFGGREDLSIQHVLALAAWKLRRPVALVWSREESMIGHHKRHPITIRCRWGAMRDGRITAVEAEVIADGGAYASTSQEVVKIASLLATGCYEVPNIAVDGYAVYTNNIPSGAFRGFGAPQAQFSSEIMVTRLAHALGIDPIEMRRRNIYREGSIEPTQQPLPPGVSALPVLERCVEEMNKEPRNKRTKEPGLNSLDPLIPGSVVPPASEHCRRGIGIACGIKNIGYSFGYPEQATATVELVGGAEIEHAHVRVGAADVGQGVHLILRQIVGETIGLPIEKITMICDDSSETPNAGSASASRLTYMAGRAVHDAAVAALAQWADEERPACATIQFRAPTTTPLDPVTTAGRPNYAYGYAAQAVEVEVNTLTGQVQVHKVISVHDVGRAINRQQVEGQIEGCVAQALGYALLEHFQVRDGHILTPHFSTYLLPTALDMPTEIVPVVLELADPNGPFGARGMAEMPLVPLAPAIASAIYDATGVWVTQQPMTPERVLAALAAQHVTAEPVPE
- a CDS encoding Zn-dependent hydrolase, translating into DEEGLRFGSTYLGSQAVAGTFPPEMLRLMDAKGITVADAIRAFGGDPDALDQDRLDGDTLLGYCEVHIEQGPLLESLNLPVGVVTAIQGQSRATVTFVGTAGHAGTVPMDLRRDALCAAAEFVLAVEALGRQQPGLVATVGQVTAQPGASNVIPGRVSLSLDVRHAEDARREQAYRLLHEHAERICAARGVALDWQELHDTRSVPCSSALADLLARAVGGLGYPAHHLASGAGHDAASLAVITPVAMLFVRCKGGISHNPAESVTIEDVAVAIGVLERFLELLAAEQDTL
- a CDS encoding FAD binding domain-containing protein, which codes for MWQTYLQPATLTETLRLLQEHAGQARLVAGGTDVLVELQRGVRPTTTLIDISMLRDLKYVRQIDGTICIGGLATHNDVLASQDCARHALTLVQACAEVGAPQIRTRATIAGNLVTASPANDTITPLLALDAEVVLASTAGERVVPLREFYLGVRRTVLRPDELVREIRFPAMTDRQRGLFLKLGLRRAQAISVINIALMLTFDGHQVSDARITLGCVAPTVVYAPTAEAYLRGKTLDRAVCEEAGRLACGDVAPIDDLRGSAAYRRATLAALVADALRHLSMSEQSPALPAQPVLLEADVVEPQHSPFEGTIATTINGQPYRLANAHHKTLLNALREDAGLTGTKEGCAEGECGACTVWLNGQAVMACLVPAPQAHNATITTIEGLADGERLHPLQAAFIEHGAVQCGYCIPGMIMAGAKLLQEHPTPDREQTQVALSGNICRCTGYRKILDAVQAAAHADQVALPDA